A genomic segment from Methanobrevibacter ruminantium encodes:
- a CDS encoding AEC family transporter, which translates to MDYRIIIVSIIVMILVGTLSKKIGLLKEEDVETLNNIVINMALPCMIFNALYTADVSLLPRLSILTVYMLITSLIVGVLTYLLLNFLGWDKRKIWSLVIVVVLGNTGFLGYPITQGIFGNAGMIRAVFCDISTSIIFVVLSFILILIFDGEIKVGIRKILTFLPLWSIILGITFNIFSIPITSVGSTVVTYLAGATIPLIMISLGLSLKIDGLKHHFKEVGLASIIKLIIYPLIALGVLSLLHITGFEHTIGFIEAAMSSAMLGLVLAVTYRLDWELTSDCIFTSTVFSLVTIPIFLMFIL; encoded by the coding sequence ATGGACTATAGGATTATTATTGTTTCAATCATTGTGATGATATTGGTAGGGACCTTATCTAAAAAGATTGGTCTTTTGAAAGAGGAGGATGTCGAAACACTAAATAATATAGTAATCAATATGGCTCTACCATGTATGATTTTCAATGCTTTGTATACTGCTGATGTTTCCTTGCTTCCAAGATTAAGTATTTTAACAGTTTACATGTTAATAACTAGTTTAATAGTGGGAGTATTAACTTATTTGCTACTTAATTTTTTAGGATGGGACAAGAGGAAAATTTGGAGTCTTGTCATAGTTGTGGTTTTAGGAAACACAGGTTTTTTAGGTTATCCTATCACTCAAGGAATCTTTGGTAATGCCGGCATGATAAGGGCTGTATTCTGTGATATTTCCACTTCAATAATTTTTGTAGTCTTAAGCTTTATTTTGATATTGATTTTTGATGGTGAAATTAAGGTTGGTATTCGAAAGATCTTAACCTTCCTGCCTCTATGGTCAATCATATTGGGAATAACATTCAACATATTCAGTATTCCAATTACCTCTGTCGGGTCTACTGTGGTGACCTATTTGGCAGGGGCTACCATTCCACTCATTATGATATCATTAGGATTGTCCTTAAAGATCGATGGCTTGAAGCATCATTTCAAGGAGGTAGGTTTGGCCTCAATTATAAAATTGATCATTTATCCTTTAATCGCATTAGGAGTATTGTCTTTACTTCACATAACCGGATTTGAACATACTATTGGATTTATTGAAGCTGCTATGTCATCTGCAATGTTGGGATTGGTATTGGCCGTTACCTATAGATTGGATTGGGAACTTACTTCTGATTGCATTTTCACATCCACAGTATTCAGTCTTGTAACAATTCCTATATTCTTAATGTTTATCCTTTAA
- the radA gene encoding DNA repair and recombination protein RadA, with protein MVELEDLPNVGEKTAEKLREAGFADMMRLATATAKELAVKAEIGEGVAEKVIEAARRAEKIDFETAFDVMERRRDVGRITTGSKGVDELIGGGIETQAITEVFGEFGSGKSQISHELAVTVQLPKEKGGLDGECVFIDTENTFRPERVEQIADAFGLDHEEVLRKIHIARAFNSSHQILMAEKINELIQSGVNVRLVIVDSLMAHFRAEYVGRESLAVRQQKLNQHLHALQQVANTYNVAVFLTNQVQARPDAFFGSPTKAIGGHVLGHASTYRIWLKKGLAGKRIARLVDSPHLPEGEAVFKVTTDGIVD; from the coding sequence ATGGTAGAACTTGAAGACTTACCTAATGTTGGAGAAAAAACTGCTGAAAAATTAAGAGAAGCTGGTTTTGCTGATATGATGAGATTAGCTACTGCTACTGCTAAAGAATTAGCTGTAAAGGCAGAAATCGGTGAAGGAGTAGCTGAAAAAGTTATTGAAGCAGCACGTAGAGCTGAAAAAATTGATTTTGAAACAGCATTTGATGTAATGGAAAGAAGACGTGATGTTGGCCGTATAACCACTGGAAGTAAAGGTGTAGATGAGTTAATCGGTGGTGGAATCGAAACCCAAGCTATTACTGAAGTTTTCGGTGAATTCGGATCAGGTAAAAGTCAAATTTCTCACGAATTGGCTGTTACTGTCCAATTGCCTAAAGAAAAAGGTGGTTTAGATGGAGAATGTGTATTCATTGATACAGAAAACACTTTCAGACCTGAAAGGGTAGAACAAATCGCAGATGCATTTGGGCTTGACCATGAAGAAGTCTTAAGAAAAATTCACATTGCAAGAGCATTCAACTCTTCTCACCAAATCTTGATGGCTGAAAAGATCAATGAATTGATTCAAAGTGGTGTTAATGTGAGATTGGTCATTGTTGACTCCCTTATGGCACACTTCAGAGCAGAATATGTTGGAAGAGAATCCTTAGCTGTAAGACAACAAAAATTAAACCAACACTTGCATGCATTGCAACAAGTTGCAAATACCTACAATGTTGCAGTTTTCCTTACAAACCAAGTTCAAGCAAGACCTGATGCCTTCTTCGGAAGTCCAACAAAAGCTATTGGTGGACACGTATTAGGGCACGCTTCCACTTACAGAATCTGGTTGAAGAAAGGTTTAGCAGGTAAGAGAATCGCTAGATTAGTAGACAGTCCTCACTTACCGGAAGGAGAAGCTGTATTTAAAGTAACTACTGATGGTATTGTGGACTAA
- a CDS encoding OB-fold nucleic acid binding domain-containing protein, whose protein sequence is MDKEFFNGMNLAEDISEEDFQYIKDGWEKVQDALSKDEFIDKFNKFKEEYKDASFFSDKDFIDMVVNPFTGEETKGETVSNFDVDTPKTIAEVEPGRQGFSVIARVMSISNPKSFTSRKGEDGQLANMQIADNTGEVRLVLWSENIKHLKHISEGDIVEISEIDCKDGFRGGKEFSLRPRSLLRSIDETSENYPNNIAEFPVYEEKIVSIADIVPDEKVSIIGRLIRVPTPHSYESNGKKGKVTSLEIQDKTGKIAYTLWNKDVKLIDTLDLKEGDIVKILNEQSRERNGEISLSHWDGRILKVEGDYDIPEYEENIIKIGGAQEIKDVTLIGIVTKIQDTIQFDRQDGTKGFVKSIEITDETGSIRVTLWGDDTKLKVSKGDILKVMGGNIEYDDYATSGYRVNTNWNTELRVNPEENEDLAESLNEIASKLGPITIREVQDHEDDGEEVDIIGRLITLNDSHSFQRDDGTTGFVRSGDIADSTGKVRISFWDEKAEASYGIGKAYQVENARTRLGMYEVELNVGKTTRVIELTDAESSDLPSFEELEEQIYETKKIFDIDEDDMNIKVVARILEIEDTREFERQDGTKGLVRNMTIGDDSGFIPVTLWDDKTNLPYDINEAIKIQNPRINYNDMSNRVELSIGNSTNILQPSYNELTSLPDIEELQNILYTSKDIAGLELEDRSVKIKGTFSDPFIERILMPKCPVCNRTLEDEDEEECPHCGNYIDKPKYLLMLPGKLTDDTGEIQVTFFNELVEQLLDMKHDDIVALYEESEGDIGFLETKAMDLEGRTLELLADVTYNNYDEEIRLRPKKIFKNEF, encoded by the coding sequence ATGGATAAAGAATTTTTCAATGGAATGAATTTAGCTGAAGATATTAGTGAAGAAGATTTCCAATACATTAAAGATGGTTGGGAAAAAGTTCAAGACGCTTTATCAAAAGATGAATTCATAGACAAATTTAATAAATTTAAAGAAGAATACAAAGATGCTTCCTTTTTCAGTGATAAAGATTTCATAGATATGGTGGTAAATCCATTCACTGGTGAGGAAACTAAAGGCGAAACTGTATCTAATTTTGATGTTGACACTCCAAAAACAATTGCTGAAGTTGAACCGGGTCGTCAAGGATTTAGTGTTATTGCAAGAGTAATGTCTATTTCCAATCCGAAATCATTCACTTCAAGAAAAGGAGAGGATGGACAGCTTGCAAATATGCAAATTGCTGATAATACAGGTGAAGTAAGACTTGTTCTCTGGTCTGAAAACATTAAGCATCTCAAGCATATCAGTGAAGGAGACATTGTTGAAATTTCAGAGATTGATTGTAAGGATGGTTTCAGAGGAGGCAAAGAGTTTTCATTACGTCCCAGATCTTTGCTTAGATCAATAGATGAGACAAGTGAAAACTATCCAAACAACATTGCGGAGTTCCCGGTTTATGAAGAAAAAATTGTTTCAATTGCAGATATTGTTCCTGATGAAAAGGTTAGCATTATCGGAAGATTAATCAGGGTTCCTACTCCTCATTCATATGAAAGCAATGGTAAGAAAGGAAAAGTGACTTCACTTGAAATTCAGGATAAGACTGGAAAAATCGCTTACACATTATGGAATAAGGACGTTAAATTAATTGACACTCTTGATTTGAAAGAAGGAGACATTGTCAAAATCCTTAATGAGCAATCCAGAGAAAGAAACGGTGAAATCTCATTATCCCATTGGGACGGTAGAATCCTTAAGGTTGAAGGAGACTATGACATTCCTGAATATGAGGAAAACATCATCAAAATTGGTGGAGCCCAAGAAATCAAGGATGTTACTTTGATAGGTATTGTAACTAAAATCCAAGACACTATCCAATTTGATAGACAGGATGGAACCAAAGGTTTCGTGAAATCAATTGAAATCACTGATGAAACTGGCTCCATAAGAGTCACTCTCTGGGGAGATGACACTAAACTAAAAGTATCCAAAGGAGATATCCTTAAAGTTATGGGCGGTAATATCGAATACGATGATTATGCAACCAGTGGATACAGAGTAAACACCAATTGGAATACAGAATTAAGAGTTAATCCTGAAGAAAATGAAGATTTAGCTGAAAGTTTAAATGAAATTGCAAGTAAATTGGGTCCAATCACCATTAGAGAAGTTCAAGATCATGAAGATGATGGAGAGGAAGTTGATATCATTGGTAGATTAATCACCCTTAACGATTCCCATTCATTCCAAAGGGATGACGGCACTACCGGTTTTGTTCGTTCTGGAGATATTGCAGACTCAACTGGAAAAGTGAGAATCTCATTCTGGGATGAGAAGGCAGAAGCTTCCTATGGCATTGGAAAAGCATATCAAGTTGAAAATGCCAGAACCAGATTAGGAATGTACGAAGTCGAACTTAATGTTGGAAAAACAACTAGAGTGATTGAGCTTACTGATGCTGAATCATCTGATTTGCCTTCATTTGAAGAGTTAGAAGAGCAAATCTATGAAACTAAGAAGATCTTTGATATAGATGAAGATGACATGAACATCAAAGTTGTAGCAAGAATCTTGGAAATTGAGGACACTCGTGAATTCGAAAGGCAAGATGGAACTAAAGGTTTAGTTAGAAACATGACAATCGGTGACGATTCAGGCTTCATACCAGTAACATTATGGGACGATAAGACCAATTTGCCTTATGATATCAATGAGGCAATCAAAATCCAAAATCCACGTATCAACTACAATGATATGAGCAATCGTGTAGAGTTGTCCATAGGCAATTCAACTAATATATTGCAGCCGTCCTACAATGAATTAACCAGTCTTCCAGACATTGAAGAATTGCAAAACATATTGTACACTTCAAAAGACATTGCAGGTCTTGAATTGGAAGATAGAAGCGTAAAAATAAAAGGTACATTCTCAGATCCATTCATAGAAAGGATTTTAATGCCAAAATGTCCTGTCTGTAACCGTACACTTGAAGATGAGGATGAAGAGGAATGTCCTCATTGTGGAAATTATATAGATAAACCTAAATATCTATTGATGCTTCCTGGAAAACTCACTGATGATACTGGCGAAATTCAAGTAACTTTCTTCAATGAATTGGTTGAACAATTATTGGATATGAAACATGATGATATAGTTGCCTTATATGAGGAAAGTGAAGGGGATATTGGATTCTTGGAAACTAAAGCAATGGATCTTGAAGGAAGAACCTTAGAATTGCTTGCTGATGTAACTTACAATAATTATGATGAAGAAATAAGGCTTAGACCTAAAAAGATTTTTAAAAATGAGTTTTAA